The following proteins are encoded in a genomic region of Glycine max cultivar Williams 82 chromosome 18, Glycine_max_v4.0, whole genome shotgun sequence:
- the LOC100785398 gene encoding importin subunit alpha-4 — MSLQPGSSLLQRRGREAIIVELTPTKTPSSLLEAIPVMKQRLWSESAAEQFEGTIHFRKLLANGISPPIDEVIKADVVPRIVEFLESDGLHQLQFEALWVLTNIASGTSQHKRAVIDHGAVPKLVKLLSPTNNYDDVREQAVWVLGNIAFDSPCYSDLILNEHALLPLLSLLNPPSPILSMLRITTWTLSNLVRGKPPVTLEQVKTLMPVLKTLIHNSDEEVVSDACWALFYISDVSSDTTKTIVEAEFCVKLVDLLTNSSLTVIVPVLRTLGNIVAGDDAQTQLTIDKGLIPGLSKQLLISRDKEQIYKETCWTISNITAGNGAQIQAIIDAHIIPVLVAIVIYRKDCEIDLKKEVAWAISNATRGSHDQIRYLVDQSCIQALCDLLAYPNSEIVSNCLEGLENILVVGEVDKDIDRGNSFAERVDKCDGWGMIENLKSHDKKEIKERAARIFKTFWAEDDLVEDTDLQDDLGRG; from the exons atgtcTCTGCAACCTGGTTCTAGTCTGCTTCagagaagaggaagagaagCTATCATAGTAGAACTGACCCCTACAAAGACACCCTCCTCA CTATTGGAAGCTATTCCTGTGATGAAGCAACGACTATGGTCTGAGTCCGCTGCCGAACAATTCGAGGGAACTATTCACTTCAGAAAACTGTTAGCAAATGGTATatca CCTCCAATTGATGAGGTGATTAAAGCAGACGTTGTCCCTCGCATTGTGGAGTTCTTGGAAAGCGATGGTTTACACCAGTTGCAG TTTGAGGCTTTATGGGTGTTAACCAATATTGCTAGTGGAACATCCCAACACAAAAGAGCTGTTATTGACCACGGAGCTGTTCCCAAGTTGGTGAAACTTCTCAGCCCTACCAACAACTATGACGATGTCAGAGAGCAG GCAGTATGGGTTTTAGGGAACATTGCTTTTGATTCCCCATGCTATAGTGATCTTATTCTTAACGAACATGCTCTTCTACCATTATTATCTCTGTTGAACCCACCATCTCCAATATTGTCTATGTTGAGGATTACTACATGGACTTTATCCAACTTGGTCCGTGGAAAGCCTCCGGTAACTTTGGAACAG GTAAAGACTTTGATGCCTGTCCTTAAGACACTCATCCACAACAGCGACGAAGAAGTTGTATCAGATGCATGCTGGGCTCTCTTTTACATTTCAGATGTCTCAAGTGACACAACAAAGACTATTGTTGAAGCAGAATTTTGCGTAAAACTTGTGGATCTTCTGAC GAATTCATCACTTACAGTTATTGTACCTGTACTTCGGACTCTGGGAAACATTGTTGCTGGTGATGATGCTCAGACTCAG CTTACAATTGATAAAGGATTGATCCCGGGTCTTTCGAAACAACTTCTTATTTCTCGGGACAAAGAACAGATCTACAAAGAAACTTGTTGGACAATCTCAAATATCACAGCTGGGAATGGAGCTCAAATACAG GCTATCATCGATGCCCATATTATTCCTGTTCTTGTTGCTATTGTAATTTATCGTAAAGACTGTGAGATTGACCTAAAGAAGGAGGTGGCCTGGGCCATCTCCAATGCCACTAGAGGATCTCATGACCAAATCAG GTACCTGGTGGATCAAAGTTGCATTCAGGCACTATGTGATCTCTTGGCTTATCCAAACTCAGAGATTGTGTCAAACTGTCTCGAGGGGCTAGAGAACATTTTGGTGGTTGGAGAAGTTGACAAGGATATTGATAGAGGCAATAGCTTTGCTGAAAGGGTTGATAAGTGTGATGGATGGGGTATGATTGAAAATTTGAAGAGCCATGACAAGAAGGAGATTAAAGAGAGAGCTGCGAGGATTTTCAAGACATTTTGGGCAGAGGATGATTTGGTGGAAGATACGGATCTTCAGGATGATTTGGGCAGAGGATGA